The DNA window CGCGCGACATGCACGAAGCCGTACAAGCCGGCGAACTGGTCGTGCGCGCCAACGGACCAGGGAAACCGCCAAAAACCCGCTACCTCACCGACCACGGCAGCGGGGCGGGGTGCACGTTCTACGCCGGCCAAAAGGGGCACAAAGAGCTGTGCGTCTACCACAAGGGCAGGGAGCAGGGCGACCCCGATAGCCCGTGGGTTCGCGTTGAAGTGCGCTTCTACTCCAAGCGTCAGCAGCTTCCGCCCGAGATGCTCTTGCAGCCGCTCGCGTACCTGCGCGCTGCTTACAACGTGTGCGAAGCGATTCCGGCTGACGTGACCGAACGGCTGCGCACTGTGCGCGCGAAGGTCGAGGCGACGGCGGTCGCGTGGGCGCGCTTCATCAAGAACCAGGTGGGCCGCTCGCTGGCCCTGGTGCACCAAGTCTTCGGCGACGACGCGGACGCCTATATCCGCGAAGCCCTCTGCCGACCGGGTGTTCCCGGCAGATTCAAGGGATTCAGCAGCGAACACCTCATGCAGTACCTACGAGAAGGGCTCGGTCATGTTGACCGCCGCGATCCGGTGGGCGCTCTGGCTTGAGCGCAACCGCCCCAACCAGGAGAAAAGCCATGCACGTTGAATTCAAGAGCAAGACCAGCGCCAACCATCGCGAATACAAGAACAAGTGGTACGGCGAACAGCAGGCGGCACTGCACGTTGCCGGCGCGGACTACCCGCTGCCGTTCAAGGTCAACGTCGAGCGCGGCCATGAGTACGAACCGGGCCAGTACAACCTTGCCGGGGACAGCTTCGGCACCGATCAGCACGGCAATCTGCGGTTGAACCGTGTCCGCATTGGCTCGCGCATCAGCGCGCCGCCGTCGCTGCCGAAGGGCTAACCCATGCCCGAGACCGTGCTGATCCAGGCCTGCAAGGCCTCCGATTTCGATGCCGCCACGCAGACGTGCGCGCATCCGATTTGGGCCACCTATGAGCCTTCGCCGTTCCCGGCGCTCTCGGTGGAAGAGGGCGCGGTCATCGGTGCCGCCATCGTCGCCTGCTGGGCGGTTGGTGCCGGCTTCAAAGCGATTTACCGCGTCGTGCGTTGAACGAGGCAACGCGCCACGCCACCTCCCCAACCTCGTAGGAGAAACCGCAATGCAGAAGATCACCGCCAAGACTACCGCTCTCGCCACTATCGCCGCCGCTTCGCTCGTCGCCTCGCCGGCCTTCGCCGCCATCGACGTGAGCGAGGCCAAGACCGCCATCGGCGAGGCCGCCGTTGCCGGCGCCGTGATCGGCCTCGCCGTGCTGGTGATGCTGGTCGGCATCAAGGTCTTCAAGTGGGTGCGCGGCGGCATGTAAGTGCCGCCCCGTATCGGACCGCAACCGAGACAGGGCAGGGCATTCCTGCCCTTTCTCGTTCCAGGGGAACGACATGGGTTACTTCGTCCTAATCGCGATTCTCGGCCTCGGGTGGCTGGCCCTCAACCATGACTAAGTTCACCGTCATCCTCGCTCTGCTGCTCGCCGCCATCGCGCCATCGGCACATGCAGAGACCGACGCGACTTGTTCGCGCTCGGCCGACGTCAACCCGGGCATCGGCTGCAAAGATCAAGGCATGGCGACGACAGCAGCACTCGCGGCATTGCAGGACAGCATTAAGCGCTATCCGAGCCCGAGCTATCCGGACATGGTGGCGTGCGGCATATCGCCCGACAACGAGCAGCCGCCGAACGGTGTGCGCGTCCAGGCCTGCGCATCGGGGTCCAATCCGCTGCCGGTCCGCACCTATA is part of the Lysobacter firmicutimachus genome and encodes:
- a CDS encoding major capsid protein; its protein translation is MQKITAKTTALATIAAASLVASPAFAAIDVSEAKTAIGEAAVAGAVIGLAVLVMLVGIKVFKWVRGGM
- a CDS encoding single-stranded DNA-binding protein, whose product is MHVEFKSKTSANHREYKNKWYGEQQAALHVAGADYPLPFKVNVERGHEYEPGQYNLAGDSFGTDQHGNLRLNRVRIGSRISAPPSLPKG